The Nocardia arthritidis genome has a window encoding:
- a CDS encoding zinc-binding dehydrogenase yields MKALVATGNEILVGLADVPEPVAAADAALIRVEAFSVNRGEILALTGVYGTPTAPGVVPGQDVVGRVVVAAADGSGPAVGARVVAHAAGGGWAELVAVATDALTELPDAVPNEVAAALPLAGLTALRLLRHIDAPRGARVLLTGASGGVGHYLVELLTAAGASVTAVVADAERGSRLAEFGARVITDIAADTDRYDVIMESVGGEVFSEAIRKLAPGGLVLWFGQASLEPVRLDFFELMSATPFTLKHFPHWVADTTDAEDLRTLVELVADGGLHPELGRVADWAATAETLTDLNRRRIRGNAVLTIEAP; encoded by the coding sequence ATGAAAGCCCTGGTAGCAACCGGTAATGAGATCCTGGTGGGCCTGGCCGACGTGCCCGAGCCGGTGGCGGCGGCCGATGCGGCGTTGATCCGGGTCGAGGCGTTCTCGGTGAATCGCGGCGAGATCCTTGCCCTCACCGGTGTTTACGGCACGCCGACCGCACCGGGTGTGGTGCCCGGCCAGGATGTCGTCGGCCGGGTGGTGGTCGCGGCGGCCGACGGGTCCGGGCCCGCGGTCGGCGCCAGGGTGGTCGCCCACGCCGCGGGCGGCGGCTGGGCCGAACTCGTCGCGGTCGCCACCGACGCGCTCACCGAACTGCCGGATGCGGTGCCGAATGAGGTGGCCGCCGCACTTCCGCTGGCCGGGCTCACCGCGCTGCGGCTGCTGCGGCATATCGATGCGCCGCGTGGCGCCCGGGTGCTGCTCACCGGCGCGTCCGGCGGTGTCGGCCACTACCTGGTCGAATTGCTCACGGCCGCAGGCGCATCGGTGACGGCGGTGGTCGCCGATGCCGAACGGGGCAGCCGCCTCGCCGAATTCGGCGCGCGGGTGATCACCGATATCGCCGCCGACACCGACCGGTACGACGTGATCATGGAATCGGTTGGCGGCGAAGTCTTTTCCGAGGCGATCCGGAAGCTCGCACCGGGCGGTCTGGTGCTGTGGTTCGGGCAGGCGAGCCTGGAACCGGTGCGGCTCGACTTCTTCGAGCTCATGTCGGCGACGCCGTTCACGCTGAAGCACTTCCCGCACTGGGTCGCCGACACCACCGACGCCGAAGACCTGCGCACCCTCGTCGAACTGGTGGCCGACGGCGGCCTGCACCCCGAACTGGGTAGGGTCGCCGACTGGGCCGCGACGGCGGAGACGCTGACCGACCTGAACCGGCGCAGGATCCGCGGCAACGCCGTCCTGACCATCGAAGCGCCGTAG
- a CDS encoding winged helix-turn-helix transcriptional regulator, translating to MDTNAPYDVFNLNCPSRAIFDRLGERWTGLVLLALDPGPRRFSELRRQVQGITQKMLTQTLRGLERDGIVERRVFPTVPVTVEYELTALGRSLCTAIDGLRAWAVAHIDEISAARAEYERAG from the coding sequence GTGGATACCAACGCACCATATGACGTTTTCAATCTGAACTGCCCGTCGCGTGCGATCTTCGACCGGCTCGGTGAGCGCTGGACGGGTCTGGTGCTGCTGGCCCTCGACCCCGGGCCGCGCCGGTTCTCCGAACTGCGCAGGCAGGTGCAGGGCATCACGCAGAAGATGCTCACCCAGACGCTGCGCGGGCTGGAGCGCGACGGAATCGTCGAGCGCAGGGTGTTCCCCACCGTGCCGGTGACCGTCGAATACGAGCTCACCGCGCTCGGGCGCAGCCTGTGCACGGCGATCGACGGCCTGCGCGCGTGGGCCGTCGCGCACATCGATGAAATCTCAGCGGCCAGAGCCGAATACGAGCGCGCGGGTTAA